The Rhodospirillales bacterium genome includes the window GGCTATCAGCTTGCCCATGCGCTTCATGCATCCGGTCCGATCGCCATGGTTGTTTCCGGGCTGATTGTCGGGAATATCGGCCGGGCGCATGCGATGTCTGATATGACCAAGCAGAACCTCGACAATTTCTGGGAACTGATAGATGAGTTTCTGAATGCGATTTTGTTTATGCTGATCGGGTTCGAACTGGTGATGATCCCCTTTAACCAGACGGCGTTTTATGCGGGGCTGATTATGATTCCGGGGCTGCTCTTGATCCGGACCTTGTCGGTTAGTTTCCCGGTCGGCATTCTCAGCCGCTACCGGACTTTCAGCGCGGGCGTAATCCCGATCCTTGTATGGGGCGGCCTGCGGGGCGGCCTTTCTGTTGCGATGGTTTTGTCGCTGCCGACCGGCGAGCTGCGTGATTTCCTGTTGCTGGTCACTTATTGCATCGTGCTGTTTTCGATCCTGGTCCAGGGATTGACCATTGGGCGCTTAAGCCGCCGCTACCACGGCTAGAGCACATACGATTTTAATCGGATACTTTTTTCACGAATTCGGATTTGAGGCCCATCGGGCCAATGCCGGGAACTTTGCAATCGATATCATGGTCGCCGCCGACCAGCCGGATATTTTTAACTTTGGTTCCGACTTTCACAACGGCTGACGATCCCTTTACTTTCAGGTCTTTGATGACGGTAACGGTATCGCCGTCTTGCAGTTCCGTGCCGTTGGCATCCCGAATGACGACGTTTCCGCTTTCTTCGCCGGATGTACCGCTTTCCGACCATTCATGACCGCATTCGGGACAATTGTATAAGCCTCTGTCTTCATAAGCATAAGCAGAGTTACATTGGGGACAGGGGGGGATAGTGCTCATCTTTTCCGTACTTTCCGTTTTTTTCAGCGCGGGGGCCAGTCTACACCATTTATTTGCCGTTATTCAAAGCAAGAATTTATGCCCTAGTTTCCCGCTGTCCGGGAGCATGGTGCAAAAACAAATCAGGGACAGCGGAATTGATTTCGCCATTCGTCGTACTATCTTTCCCGTCAGATTGGACTATAAATTTTTTTTAAATCCTTTGTGATTCAAGGCATTATTCTTCTATATGCGGGGCCGGACGTCTATTTTTTTAAAGCGCATAAGGAATTTGTCTTTCTCCATCCGGGACGGAGCGTTATGGTTTGAAAGAAAAAGAAGCGATTACCGCAGCCCGTAGAAAGAAAGCTGTATCATGAGCAAAATCCTGCTTTTACTGATGCCCCTTTTGCTTGTAGCCTGTGAACCGTCTGGTCCCAAAATCCATGGCTATATCGAAGGTGAGTTTGTCATGATAGCCCCGGCCAGCCTGTCCTCCCGTGACGACGCCAAGGCGGCTCTGGATAGCGCAAAAGCCCGGATGGATGAGCTGGAGGCACAGTTGAAAACAGCGGGGCTGGGCGCGCGCGGTGATAGGATCGCCGCCGCTAAAGCATCCGTAGATATGGCCGAACAAACATTGAAGCAGGCCGAAAAAAAACTGATAGAAGCAACGCCGTTTGCACCGGCTGACGGTATAATTGAAGAGACGTTTTTTCGGCCCGGCGAATATGTAGCGGCAGGCCAGCCTGTCGTGAATTTGCTCCCGCCGGGAAACGTGAAAATCCGTTTTTATGTGCCGGAGGGCACGGTATCAAAGCTAAAGGCGGGACAAGGCGTTGCGCCGTTCGGGGATAGCCTCCATGTCGGCGGCACGGATAAGGACAAGCTGGAAGAGGCTCTCGCTCCGTACTTTAAGAAACCCGGCTATGAATGGCACGAGGCAAGCCCGTCTTTCGAAGGCGTGTTTATCCGCTATATGGCCGATGCTCAGGATAATTTTAAAAGCGAAGGGAAACAGGCATGAAGACCTTCTTTTCCTTTCGCCACGCCGAGGCCGTTTTGCTCAAGGGCAGTAATTTCACGGAAATCTGGCCGCATCTCTGGCCGCTGATGGTGTTCATGGTTATCATTACGCTCATCGCCATGAAACGCTATCGTCGTACACTGGATTAATTTTACGGGTAATGGAAACAGGTAAGGGAAGAAGAATAAAATGAACATCAGAGATGAAATTCTTGGTATTGCGCAGGAAGCCGCCGAATGGCGGCGGGCGCTGCACAGGCATCCGCAAACCTCTTATGAAGAGCGGTTTGCCAGTGATTTTGTCGCGCAAAAGCTGGCCGAATGGAATATTCCGCATGAACGCGGCTGGGCGAAAACCGGAATTGTCGCAACGATTGCCGGCAGCAAAACGGGCAGCGGCAAAGCCATTGGCTTGCGAGCTGATATGGATGCGCTGAACATAAAGGAACAGGCTAATAAGCCTTGGGTCTCCGAGATTGACGGCAAAATGCATGGCTGTGGTCATGACGGTCATACGGCGATGCTGCTGGCGGCGGCCAGGTATTTATCCGAAAACCGGGATTTTAACGGCACGGTGTACCTGATTTTTCAGCCCGCCGAAGAAAGTGGCAACGGCGCCCTGCGCGTGATTGAGGAAGGGTTGTTTGAAAAATACCCGATGGACTTCATATATGGGCTTCATAACTGGCCGGGATTGCCAAAGGGGCAGATGGCGGTGTGTCCGGGGCCGATCATGGGCGCCAGCGATTATTTCGCAGCAGAAATTCGGGGCGTCGGCGGCCATGCAGCGATGCCGCACAACACCAAAGACCCCGTGATTGCGGCGGCCGGCATGATTACGGCCATACAGAACTTTATCAGCCGCGAGGTAGACCCGCTGGACTCGGCCGTGATTAGTGTAACGAATGTGGCGGCGGGCACCGGGTCGTTGAATGTTATCCCCGACCAGGCCGTTATCAAGGGCGCTGTCCGGACGCTGTATCCGGCTGTCCGGGACAGGCTGGAAAAACGGCTGGGGGAGATATTACAGGGGACGGCGCAGGCCAGCGGCGTGACCGTGAGCTATACCTATACTCGTGATACCGAAGCGACGATCAACGATGCAGAACAGGCCGCTTTTTGTGCCGGGGTGGCCGCCGAAATTGTCGGGACGGGAAATATCGATGCGAACGTCAAACCCTCGATGGCGGCCGAGGATTTCGGCGCTTTTCTAAGTAAAATTCCGGGCTGTTATATCTGGCTGGGCCAGAATAGCGGGGAAGACGGTACGCCCTGCAGTCATAGTCTCCACACGCCGCACTATGATTTTAACGATGATGTCATCGCCACAGGCGCGGAATACTGGGTCCGGCTGGTGGAAATGAAGCTGGGAAGCTAGAAAAATCGTGAACAAAGAGAATAATAAGGGACTGCGGGCTTGTTTACGCCTTCTATCTGTACATATTGAATCCAGATGCTGCGATTGGCGAAGTTCTGTAATCGAAGGAGACATTTTATGAAGAAAATGATCGTTTCTGTGGCCTTCATGGCTTTTCTGTGGGCAAGCCCGGCTTTTGCGGCCGATGACGCTGTCTGGACACTGGCGCTGGGTGAATCAAAAATCGCCTATGGATCGATCAAGAAAGATTCGATCGGCGAGAACAATCATTTCGGAAAGTTTTCAGGCACGGTGGGCGATGACGGTCAGGTCACGGTTGATATCGACGTCATGTCGGTGGAAACAAACGTCGATATTCGTAACGAACGGATGCGCACATACGTGTTTGATAGTGAACATCCCACAGCAACGCTGAAAACCCAGGTTGATCTTGAAAAGCTGGATGCTTTGGCACCAGGAGAAACAACCACGCTTGATGTTGAGGGAGCGCTCGACCTGTCCGGCATCTCCGTGCCGGTTGAAACGTCAATGTTTGTGGCCCGGCTGAGCGCGGATAAGATCCTGGCGGTGACTGATGAAATGATTATGGTGACAACCGAGGATCTTGGTATTGATGCCGGAATCGATAAATTAAGGGAGCTGGCGGGCTTGCCGGGGATTACTCGCGTCGTTCCTGTCACGCTTCGTTTCGTCTTTGAGAAAGGGTAGGGCCACTCCGCGCGCACCCGTTCCGTTGTTCTCGTCAAAGTTTGAAAATATTTGGAAAATGGCAGCGGAAGCAGTCAGAGGTTAACTGTTCCTTGTCCCAAATCGTCGTATGAAACGTCAATCAAAGTTAATCTTTCCTTTCGGTTTGTGTCGGTAGTTTCAGTTTCCATTGCATATACGCCGCATAAAGAACCGGAATAAGGATAAGCGTCAGGATCGTCGTGCTAATCATGCCGCCAACCATCGGCAAGGCAATCCGCCGCATCACGTCCGAACCCGGCCCTTCGGTCAGGAAAATCGGGATCAGGCCGAGAATAATCACGGAAACGGTCATCATTTTGGGACGCACGCGCTGCACTGCGCCGCGACGAACATTTTCCAGTAGACCTTCAAAACTATCCGGCCAATGATCGCGCATTTGCTGGTCGAGATAAATCAACATGACAATCGCGGTTTCAACGGCAATCCCGGCCAACGCAATAAACCCAACTGCGACAGCTACGGACAGATGA containing:
- a CDS encoding alkylphosphonate utilization protein, which translates into the protein MSTIPPCPQCNSAYAYEDRGLYNCPECGHEWSESGTSGEESGNVVIRDANGTELQDGDTVTVIKDLKVKGSSAVVKVGTKVKNIRLVGGDHDIDCKVPGIGPMGLKSEFVKKVSD
- a CDS encoding HlyD family efflux transporter periplasmic adaptor subunit; this translates as MSKILLLLMPLLLVACEPSGPKIHGYIEGEFVMIAPASLSSRDDAKAALDSAKARMDELEAQLKTAGLGARGDRIAAAKASVDMAEQTLKQAEKKLIEATPFAPADGIIEETFFRPGEYVAAGQPVVNLLPPGNVKIRFYVPEGTVSKLKAGQGVAPFGDSLHVGGTDKDKLEEALAPYFKKPGYEWHEASPSFEGVFIRYMADAQDNFKSEGKQA
- a CDS encoding amidohydrolase: MNIRDEILGIAQEAAEWRRALHRHPQTSYEERFASDFVAQKLAEWNIPHERGWAKTGIVATIAGSKTGSGKAIGLRADMDALNIKEQANKPWVSEIDGKMHGCGHDGHTAMLLAAARYLSENRDFNGTVYLIFQPAEESGNGALRVIEEGLFEKYPMDFIYGLHNWPGLPKGQMAVCPGPIMGASDYFAAEIRGVGGHAAMPHNTKDPVIAAAGMITAIQNFISREVDPLDSAVISVTNVAAGTGSLNVIPDQAVIKGAVRTLYPAVRDRLEKRLGEILQGTAQASGVTVSYTYTRDTEATINDAEQAAFCAGVAAEIVGTGNIDANVKPSMAAEDFGAFLSKIPGCYIWLGQNSGEDGTPCSHSLHTPHYDFNDDVIATGAEYWVRLVEMKLGS
- a CDS encoding YceI family protein, whose translation is MKKMIVSVAFMAFLWASPAFAADDAVWTLALGESKIAYGSIKKDSIGENNHFGKFSGTVGDDGQVTVDIDVMSVETNVDIRNERMRTYVFDSEHPTATLKTQVDLEKLDALAPGETTTLDVEGALDLSGISVPVETSMFVARLSADKILAVTDEMIMVTTEDLGIDAGIDKLRELAGLPGITRVVPVTLRFVFEKG